Genomic window (Erythrolamprus reginae isolate rEryReg1 chromosome 3, rEryReg1.hap1, whole genome shotgun sequence):
ATTCGTTGATTTGCCTTCGGCTTGTCGCATGAGCATGAACTGGTGGCGGTAGACTCGGACCGGCGTGGTAGGTTGGAAATGGGAGGCAGGTTTGGCTTGAAGAGTGGCCCAGGCGACGTTTTCTACAGTGTCTGGGTCGACCAGCGTAGAGGCTAGTCTGTATATTGTTGGTCcgcagtaatttttaaaaattgttcgcTTCCTATCATCTTCAGCGTCATGGAGATTGCTTGTTTGTAGGAAAATGTGGAATTTCGACATGTAGGATGTCCACGGTTCTGTGTCCGGGTTGTAGAATGCCGGTGCCTGAGCCATGACGGAGCTCATGGTAGCTCAGCAGGAGTTTAACCTCCTCATTGCCACCGTTAAATCAGTGCTCGGAGACTGCTTCAGTTCAACAGGTTTATATCGTTAGGCATAGTCAACAGAACAGCTCTCTCCAACAATCaattcccaacaagggcaacgactaatccgttgccctatttatacagtTCTTTTACGCGGGAACATTTTCTGACAACCATTTATTTTTGGCGGCATTCTAACTTAAGCCgcatcttaaccaatcagtgatttaaccgtttattttctttttacggACATAACAGTTCTTCTACGTCTTAGCTGGTAGCCACACAAGGAGGCAGATTTCCTTTCCTGCTTCTTCAATAGTTGTGCTTAAAAGGCCTTCTTGGAGTCAATGTCCTTCTGGAAGCCAGTTCCATTTCTCTTTGTACTTTTTCCCAAAAGAAGGTGCAGACACAGAAACCCATTGAAAACCAGTGCTTTCTGTGGCCTGCTTTCCTTCAAGACTGAAGATTTTGTGTCTTTGAAATTAGCACTCACAGACAGAGAAAAACAATCTGAGCAAAAACAAGACGCAGATAGAAAACAATCTGTCTCTGCAAAAGGAAGGAGGTAGAGGTGGGACCCATTACATAAGGTAAAGAGAAAAGGTCAGAAAAGGTCTTAGACAGTGCTAGATATTTTCTTGAATAAAGATTTCTTATCAGAACTTGTGAGTTTCAGTCCTACCAGTTGAATGGGGTCTGAAACGTAATCCTTTTCTTAATCCTTCATTCCACCTGGTGactgaaaaagcttctttgcAGTCAGTAGAAGTTGGGAGAAAATATAATTCAGCCTATTCTCTCAGTAAAAGAGGATTTGCAAACTGATACctatttcccttcctttctctctctctttcttcctttcttttgtaAAAGGAAAGGGCAAAATCTGGTCAACAGTCTTAGAAAACTGAAATGAGAGTTATTCTCAGTTTATTTAATGCTATAGTCTTAATCCGATTTCCCTTAAAAAGGTTATCCAACACAGATAGGGATGCTTAgatttgtgtatgtgtatatactgcCTTCACATTATTTCAAACTGAGTACTTTATTAAACATCTCCTTTATAGTGTCTGAATAAGTATTGTAAAAAATGAAGAATGTTTCTATTTCCTACTTCCATATCTGATCCAGATACATATCGTTCCCAAATTGCAAAAAAGAGTGTGCCCTTTGTTACAGGCTTTCTAATgtgaatattgtttttttatttttttttttctcaCACCAGTTGATGCTCCCCAACCTATATTCCTGAGAATTATGTCAGGTACTGTTACATggaaaaaaaccttaaaaaaaaaaaatcagtagtaAAAAAGAGTAATTGCTATACCAACTGATACAGGTACATAGCTGGAGGGTTTTTTTGCATCATGAAATAACATCTAAGTTCACCTGAGAGAAAGTGCCTTTAAAAGCTATGGTATATTTACGCAAAGCTTCAAAGTATATTTAGACTATAGTGGCTAAGCATAAACAAATCATCCCTATGTGAACCAAGCTATCACATTAAACCTTAATAGTGTTTGTTTTGATATAACATAATAAATTTGGTTGGTAAATTTTTGATTTATATACAATTTATAGCACTAAGTAGGCACATATACAGCTGAGAATGAACCCACTGAACATAGAGGCTTACTGTAGAGGAAACATGCACATATTAATAGTCTGAATACATCATCATTCACAAGGAGTCCAAAATGAATAAAGGAATAGTTATTTCACAGAATATATAAAGATAGGGACTGGGGAACTGAGTACCAGATCTGAACACAGCAAACAGTTTATTAGTATATCACTGCTTTAGCAGAAGTTATATTTACATTCTGGCAGAGAAGATTTCAGCAGGGGGTACAATTCAATTAGAAGTTGTGTAACATCATCTAGGGAGGAAACAATCCCCCTTCACAGAAAATACTTTCTCCTTTTATTTTGTAAGTAACTTTATCTCAAATCATTAACACCGGATATTGATCCATAAGTGATTTTGTATTTAAGTGATCAGAGGACTGAAAGTATCAAAAAGCACCTGTAATTTTTGAAACTGAGTTAATTGTTTCTTTTGGGACAGAGGTTCTGAGCCTAAACCTGAAATTTTCCATGACCTTTGGATCCTGCAACTTAAATCATTAGCTTCATCAGCACCTCATTCTGGTTAATAAGTATTTGTCCCTCCTACATATAGTTTACTCCATGTCAGTGGTTATGCAAGAAGAGAAATACTTTGAAGATAGTCTGTAGATTCCATTAAAAAGTCAGTCACTCCtttagaaaatttttaaaaagggccTGCTTCACCATTAAATTCTTCTGGGAGAAGGCTGATTGGAAAATATTTCTGGAGCCCATGTGCAAAGTTATCCCCATGCAGATGGATCTACaattaaataacagataaaatcagaTAAGCACCGGAAAGTTAGAAATAAGGTGCCATGAAAATGGATTCCCACACTGACCTAGGAGATTGGATCTAAAAGTCTAAATAGACCTTTACAAGATTACAATTCAATGAATAGGTATCTATGCAGAATATGTATATAAAGTTATATGGACTTGACATAAGTGGACAATGTAGGAAAGAAAACCTCTTTCAGTCTTCCATCCTCCTTCCCCACACTCAAGCCAATACAGCTTTAGCTCAGAATTAACACTATCAGaaagaaatatacaaatatataaatgtcATATATTTTACTTTGTAGGGTAAGAACTCTATTCTCTCAGTTGTACATCAGTTGTATATCAGATACAAATTTGTTGGTCCAATTAAGGGTAAAATTTCAAAAACATAAGTGATGGAAGAGAAATCTCCAAGAATGTTCATGTAATTATGTGGTATTAAATGATTACATGACTGTTCCAGGAAGTGCTACAAAGGAAAATTTGGCTTTCAGAAAAAAGTCCATAATGTTGTAAGCATGTAGTATATTTCTTATTATGAAAAGAAGGAAGTAGGCAATAGTGATATTTATCAACCTCAATAATTTTAATATGTATCGATTTCATTAGCCGGAAATTATTTGCTAGCGAAGttgctgaagttgagaaacactggtcaaGAGATAATCAGATAAtctactttatatatattttcaaaagtGAGTTCACTGTTTCCTCCCTTGGgaagaaatatatatgaaatagATTACTTGAATTAAAGAAACCCAAGTACTCACAACAATATTTGTGATAAGAATCTTTTACATTCCTATCATCAGGAAATAACTATTTCACTCAAAACTACTCAGCAGAATAAAACCTTTATTTATGAACTTGCATGTTGTTTTGAATTGCTGGTTTTATATGTGGtttccttttaattaaaataacaaaAGAGTTGTTGAATCGGAATGGAATGGATGTATTTATTGCAAAAGAAGAAAAGTGCTGGGTACTGAAATAACAAAGGATCAATTCCATCACAAATAATAATTTGTGCCCACTTACCCGTGCTTTGATTTTTTCAGAGAGGAAAAGCTTAATTAGATTAAATACATGGTAAAAAATTACAGGCTCTCTAATCAAGTGGAGTCCTCGGACTTTTAGTGGGAAACCATCCtgccaaaaaaggaaaaaaataagaaaacaaagtaGAGGTGAGTTTGAATGTTTTTCTGCCTTTAAGTCAGTATTGATTCCTGGAGCAATCTGGAAAAGTttcttctgtttttgttttttttcataaGGTTTTATTGGGAAGTGGTTTGCCAATGCTTGCTTAAGGCTGAAAGGATgcgactggcccaagatcactcagctggctttgagCTTAAGGAAGAatttaatcactacaccaaactggctacaAATATAAGAGTGCTGATATTCTAGTGTTTATAAGCAACATACATGAAAATATGGAACAGgctacacacaaatacacacataaaTGCTGTTGATTTGAGCTCCGAACatggcaatttggttgcaaacatttcatcACTATTCGAGGAGACATCATTAGTGAGTTTTGAGTTAAACAaaatatttgcaaataaattgcTAAGTTGGAGAGCAAACCAACAGCCTAATTACCAACCCGAGCTACTAATATTCAATCATATTTCAAGGTCAATATGTTCAATATAGAAAGCAATTTCTTTGAAAAGGTTTTTAACATCATTGTTTATACAGACAACCATGCCTGTGTTTTGAAGTATGTATGGATTGTGCATAGAGAATAATTAATGAATACTCAATTGTAAGGTGAAAGAACTGACTTCAGAATTCTATCTATTTCAGAGATAGGTTGTTCCcagttctagagcagtgattttcaacctttcttgagccgcggcacattttttacatttacgaaaccctggggcacattgagcggggggggggggggtgctgctaaaaaaagtttgaacaaaaaaattctctctctctctctctcttccttcctttcgctctatttctctctccctctttctccctctttctttctctctctctccatccctctttctttctcttccttccttcctctcttttttgctctctttctctctcccttcctccctccctctatgtctttctctctccttccctccctatctttttctttctctctgttgctttctctctctcttgctctctctctctctctcttgctttctttttcttgttctctttctctctctctctcttgctttctctctcttgttctctttctcgctcgctcactctttctctctcttgctttctttctttctctctcttcctttctttatctctttctttctctctcttcctttctttctctctctgagcttcgcggcacacctgaccatgtctcacggcacactagtgtgcctcggcacactggttgaaaaacactgttctagagaactggtagtaacatggcaacctgggtcgctggaaccaaCAGCAATCCAGGCCTGCCAAACCTGGTTCTCTCCACAGCGCCATAAGTGCCGCCAACTTGTTTTtgggttctgtgcatgcgcagaaggttttttttaagtattgtGCATTCACATTTTTGGGAAGTGACATGTACATTCCGTCGTGATTCGAATCAATGGGGAAGGTAAGGAGAACCCAAACCTGGACATATCTTTTGTGGTCTGCcagcagagctggcagcagattTGGACAGTAAGAAGGTTGGAGAGGAATAGGGGCCaattctggagtctggggaaggctctgatgagtGCTCTTTATCGGAGGCAGAGATGGCGCCAGGGCAGCCTGACAATTATCAGCTGCCTTTGAAGTCAGACATCAGTGAAGCAGACGAACAGCTGGAGCCTATTTCCAGTGTACACATATGCAGAGCTGCCAGACAAAGGgaagccctgagtcttcagagaggggcggcatacaaatctaataaactaaacagcTAAGGATCAAGGGTCAACCTGGGAGTAAGACCACAGGTGGACAATGAATGGCCCCTTCAATAGGGAATAAAATAGGAGCGAAAAAGGAGGCCAGTTTGCACATGACTTGCAGAGACTTCATGCCAAGTTTTGAAGATATTGGCCTGGCAGCTCTTCAAGCCAGATAAGGTCTGGTACAGTAAATTTACCCTTGaaagactttgctggatgtgaatgagaagaattcacaGTAACTTAATAAAAGGGGGGATTATCAGAACAAGGAGTCTGCTTTGTGGTTTGTGGAATCCTAGGTCAGAACAATATCTCTCACATTATTTATAACTTGATTATGGACTGCCAAAAGACATTTTAAATCAATTCAAGCAGTTGTCAATGGAAGTGCACTGAGAACTATGCAGACAATGTGGAATTATTGACTATAAGACAGTACATATCTTTATCTTATAAGCAAGTCACATTGTTGGACAATCCAAGGTGACCAAGCTCTATTAgagcctataacagtgatggcaatttTTTTTGGTTTCTGTGCcaaaggggggagggggcatAGGGGATCACACACATGTGTatccacatccataattccatgTATGTGACCTCTCTACGCATGCATGTGTGACCCCTCCCGCTCCCAGCATGACACGGCACACCTGTTTTTTGCTTCTCCTAAGCTTTAGAATCTTTCTAGGAGtctcttcaagttgggaaatgggccatttctggattccagagggcctctgggtgtggGGAAGatctttttcgccctccccaggctcctagaaaggctctgaagcttggggagagcaaaaaaatgggaACTTCTGGttcaaccagaagttggcaaatggaatgTTTCCAGCTGCGGAGGACCtccggtgggggtggggaaggccatttgtgccttccccaggctcctagaaaggctctggagcttgggaaaAGCACcccctccagaagctgaaaacaggctgtttcctgactcctaGTGGGCTCAGAATGCCCGAGAATCAGGTAGCcaagcacatgcatgcatgctggagctaagcTCCCGTGCCCACgcgtgccatagttttgccatcatgtGCCTATATTAATATGGGACAAATCTGGAGAGAGTGAAGTCAGCAGTGTTTGTATCCTGGCAAAACTATGCAGCATATAATATAGAAGgtggacaaaaaaaacccaagatgggGCAGCCTGGGAAACATATTCTTTATTCAGTTTGAAGAGGGTTTAATTTTGAATTGTAGCATAAAACTATACTGAAAAGATGCTATTTATCTGCTTGAATTCAGCTATCTGATTTAAGTTCTTGGAAATTAACACAGTATTCTATTAtggaataaataagaataaagctTACTGTGAGTGCAAATGCTATTTTCCTCGTCACTGCTGGTGTGATCTGAAATGCATGAGCAAATTTCCATCCTTTGAGATCGAAGATTACCTTGACTCCATTACGTTGGGTGTCTGTCTCTCTTACCAATAGCTCAGATAACATAACACTTACACGAAAGAGATCATATACTGTAAATATCTTAGGATCCCATCGTGCTAAATGCAACATACAAAGAGAGAAACATATTAATTATTTAACAATAAGCCAACTTTTCTGCACAAAGTGAATATTTTGTCTTAAATAAAATTCTGGACTGGGCAACAGGAATAATGGGCATCAATAAAAAGTTTACTTATGTTTTACAAAACTTGTGCATCATGAACTATTCCACACACTAGGTAGCCTTAATAGCAATCATAATTTCAATTGATATGACTTTCCTAACAAGCATTGTACAATCAATATTATGAAAGCTAATATATAAAcacaaagaatagaatggaatggaatggaatagaacagaacagaatagaatagaattctttattggcccagtgtgattggacacacaaggaatttgtctttggtgcatatgctccaaaTGTAAGAAAAACCTATAGTATCTATACTGTGGAAATTTATTACAATTAAGCCAAATTAGGAGTCACAATTTAAATACAATCTTATTTTATAGTCTATTTCACAAAGTTTACCATAATTATTCTTGCTAAAAAGAAACAGTTGCAACAAATAAAGATAAGAGTGATAAGCATTACTATAAATGTCTACATTATTGATTTCAAAGACTAAGGATAAATGATTGAGATAACAAAATGACATACTGGATTATTCTCTATCAAGTCCAAATCTGTCAGTTCTTGATAGGGGAAAGAACTAGATAGGGGTTTTCCTAAAAAGTGTACCATGTAACAAATCAGTGAGAGAGAGGGTGAAGCCGATGCAcacctaaatatttaattaaacataattaAAAGCACAGCCTCTGTGTTTTACAAACTACAATTCAAAATTGCTTGTTCAAACAGATTCACTTTCTTCACTTTTTATCTTCAGTTTTTATCTAATTATTGCTTTATAGCTATGTTTATCTCATTTTTTCACATACCTTAATAATCAGCAGTTCACGAAAATTATCTGTAAATTATCTCACTGAATGTTGGCCAAATATTACTACTGCTCTCAGTGCAGCATTTACCTTAAGACTTCCCCCTTTCCAAGTTGTTtgaaaataatcataataaaggTACAGATGTAAGATTCATTTAATATGCAAGCAAAGCATTCATGAAAGAACTGTGCTGGcttagtggttagaatgtagtactaaaggctacttctgctgactgccatctGCCCACtatttggcagttcaattctcactcagagttgactcatccttccatccttccaaggtgagtaaactaaggacccagattgttcggaACAATACActgctctgtaaactgcttagagagggctgtaaagtgctctaaagcagtgtttcccaaccttttttgagccgtggcacattattcacaattacaaaatcctggggaacattgagcggggggggggggggctaaaaaaagtttggacaaaaaaaccctctcttcctccctttcaccctatttctctctccctctttctttctttccatctctctctctccatccctctttctttctttctttctttctttctttctttctttctttctttctttctttcttccttccttccttccttcctctctttttccctctttctctctctctctccctccttccctccctctctctcttgcattctttctctctctctttctctgtctctcttgctatctctcttttattctctcttgctttctctctcacacactttctctctctttctctcacacactttctctctctctctctcgctttctctctctcttgctttccttccctctttctctttctctcttgctttctttctctcgcgcgcatgctttctttctctctcttcctctctctcttcctctctctctctttctctatttcttgctttctttctctctcttgctttctctctctctctttttctctctctcttgctttccttctctctttttcttgctttctctctctcctcctttctctctctctctctttctctcttatacaccatgccggcaacagagagagaaagagagagagagagtggagggcggcttgccggtctgcggccccctggatcagcggcaccgcatggccccagcgcggaCTCCGCCGTCGCCTTCACCTCCGCCCCcatccggctctgcagctaagaggcagcagccacatccaccccttcgccctcccaggcatccatggtgctcagcgcccggccacatgccgcctccgcctcccagtagcgcgcccgacttctacctgcaggaacgggtggtggggcgccacgaagggtggCCCTTGAAGGCCGCCATGGTGCCATTTTTGtcatcatggcgcaaagccacacagtcccggatcgctcgcttctctggccagcaaaccgcctgcctgggaaagcagcacattttttaaatgCACGCTTTTCAAAcatggcgctttcctgggcagccggctttgctggccggagaagggagcaattcgggactgcgtggctttgcgccacttcaaaaatttctgcaggGGGTGGGGGTTTCCAATGGCTGTGCGGGCGCTtgcccacgcagcttagaggcAACAGTGGTCGGCACCTCCCACCGGGCtccaaaagctcacttgccgtcaccgccagggaagctccagccgggccgggctcatggcacacctgatcatatcccgcggcacactggttgaaaaacactgctctaaagagtctaagtgctattgctattgtttatataccataataataaacttaaaaggcaaaggcaatAGAAAATGCAAACTATTTTGTgtgagattaaaaaagaagagaaattaaAGACGTTTCCACAGAATATAATTATTTCTCAACCAATTAAACTTCAGCAGCAATTATCTATGTTAGCATTaagagaaatggaaataaaaataaattctgcaAACCAAACAATGAGCTTTCAAATAAACCAGGGAAATGGTGGTGGGGGAATGATGTTGAAATTACAAGAGAGTGAAACTATAATAACAGGTAATGGGACTATGCAAAAACTATTTCAATACAATTCCAATTTATATGAAGGAAAAGAAATTTCCctggagaaaataaatgaatatttaaattttaaaaagctttactgaagattatagaaacagaagattgacgacagaaaaagacctcagggtccatctagtctgcctttatactatttcctgtattttatcttaggatggatatactgtatgtttatcccaggcatgtttaaattcagttactgctggaagtttgttccaaacatctactactctttcagtaaaatattttatcatgttgcttctgatctttcccccaactaaactcagattgtgcccccttgttcctgtgttcacgttcctattaaaaacacttccctcctgaaccttatttaaccctttcacatatttaagtgtttcaatcatgtcctccctttcctttctgtcttccagactatacagattgagttcattaagtctttcctgatacgttttatgcttaagaccttccactatttttgtagcccatctttggacctgctcaattttatcaatatctttttgcaggtgagatctccagaactgaacacagtattctcaccagcgctctatacagcgggatcacaatctctctcttcctgcttgttatac
Coding sequences:
- the TTPA gene encoding alpha-tocopherol transfer protein isoform X1; this translates as MDRDQLNPPTVPLNELPDDSPHVRAAIEALRRRAVEESPEEIRQSDLSDACLIRFLRCRDFDSNLAWKVFKNYHQWRRECPEIIANLHPPSVLGLLQTGYIGILKERDPSGSRVVFYRIARWDPKIFTVYDLFRVSVMLSELLVRETDTQRNGVKVIFDLKGWKFAHAFQITPAVTRKIAFALTDGFPLKVRGLHLIREPVIFYHVFNLIKLFLSEKIKARIHLHGDNFAHGLQKYFPISLLPEEFNGEAGPF